One Oculatellaceae cyanobacterium genomic region harbors:
- the htpG gene encoding molecular chaperone HtpG, translating into MTMLEQGTITIHSENIFPIIKKSLYTDHEIFLRELISNAVDAIQKLKMVSLSGEFQGEINEPEIQITIDKEQKTLSITDNGIGMTADEVKKYINQVAFSSAEEFINKYKNNGDQQIIGHFGLGFYSSFMVASQVEIDTFSYQPEAQAVHWTCDGSPKFQLDESSRTQRGTTVTLTLQEEEQEYLEPARIRQLIKTYCDFMPVPIKLDGEVVNKQKALWKESPQNLTKEDYLEFYRYLYPFQEEPLLWVHLNTDYPFILNGILYFPKLKPDVDVSKGQIKLFCNQVFVSDHCEEIIPKFLLPLRGVIDSTDIPLNVSRSALTNDRTVRRIADYIAKKVGDRLKELYRENREEYIRCWQDLGTFVKFGSLNDDKFKKQVEDIIIFRTTYQESSPKAETASETPAVQVQTEGDAWQDVTPATTEPATAKNGEVYTTLKEYLERNKERHENRVFYCTEPVTQATYVQLHKSQGLEVLFMDSFIDTHFISFLEQAYSDVKFTRVDSELDETLIDKDKAGEIVDPTTNKTRSEQIKELFEKALNKPKLNIRTEALKSDDLQGTPPAMVLLPEFLRRLREMNALMQQQNMEFPEEHILVVNTAHPLIQNLVNLSHGSVIQGEGESPSGQLVSLMCHHIYDLALMAQKGFDAEGMKSFVERSNQVLTRLTER; encoded by the coding sequence ATGACTATGCTCGAACAAGGCACAATCACTATACATAGTGAGAATATCTTTCCCATTATCAAAAAATCTCTCTACACAGACCACGAAATATTCCTACGGGAACTCATTTCTAACGCAGTCGATGCCATCCAAAAATTAAAGATGGTTTCCTTGTCAGGAGAATTTCAAGGTGAAATAAACGAACCCGAAATTCAAATTACTATTGACAAAGAGCAAAAAACCCTCTCCATAACTGATAACGGCATCGGTATGACCGCCGATGAAGTCAAAAAATACATCAATCAAGTCGCCTTCTCTAGTGCTGAAGAATTTATTAACAAGTACAAAAATAATGGCGACCAGCAAATTATCGGTCACTTTGGACTAGGTTTTTATTCCTCTTTCATGGTGGCGAGTCAAGTTGAAATTGATACTTTTTCATATCAACCAGAAGCGCAAGCTGTTCACTGGACTTGTGATGGTTCACCAAAGTTTCAGTTAGATGAGTCATCACGCACTCAACGCGGTACTACTGTCACTCTTACCCTCCAAGAAGAAGAGCAAGAATACTTAGAACCAGCTAGAATTCGTCAATTAATTAAAACCTACTGCGACTTCATGCCAGTACCCATCAAGCTAGATGGAGAAGTCGTCAACAAGCAAAAAGCACTTTGGAAAGAGTCACCTCAAAACCTTACAAAAGAAGATTATCTAGAGTTTTATCGCTATCTCTATCCTTTCCAAGAAGAACCGTTACTATGGGTACACCTCAACACAGATTATCCGTTTATTCTCAATGGGATTCTGTACTTTCCCAAGCTTAAACCTGATGTTGATGTTTCTAAAGGACAAATTAAGTTATTCTGCAATCAGGTATTTGTTAGCGACCACTGCGAAGAAATTATTCCTAAATTCTTGCTACCGTTACGGGGTGTAATTGATAGCACAGATATTCCTCTTAACGTTTCTCGTAGTGCGTTGACAAACGATCGCACAGTACGACGTATAGCAGATTATATCGCCAAAAAGGTAGGCGATCGCCTCAAAGAACTTTACCGCGAAAACAGGGAAGAATATATTCGCTGTTGGCAAGATTTAGGAACCTTCGTTAAATTTGGTTCCCTCAACGACGACAAATTTAAAAAACAAGTCGAAGATATTATTATCTTCCGTACTACCTACCAAGAAAGTAGCCCTAAAGCAGAAACAGCTAGCGAGACACCAGCAGTACAAGTACAAACAGAAGGTGATGCTTGGCAAGATGTCACCCCAGCAACTACTGAACCTGCTACTGCCAAAAACGGAGAAGTTTACACTACTCTAAAAGAATACTTAGAACGCAACAAAGAACGCCACGAAAATCGCGTATTTTACTGCACCGAACCTGTAACTCAGGCAACATACGTACAACTGCACAAAAGCCAGGGTTTAGAAGTCCTATTTATGGACTCCTTTATTGATACCCACTTCATCAGCTTCTTAGAACAGGCATATTCTGATGTTAAGTTCACCCGTGTAGACTCAGAACTTGATGAAACCTTAATTGACAAAGACAAAGCTGGGGAAATAGTTGACCCAACAACCAACAAAACTCGCAGCGAACAAATTAAAGAGTTATTTGAAAAAGCTCTCAACAAACCTAAACTCAACATTCGCACCGAAGCACTCAAATCAGATGACCTACAAGGAACACCACCAGCAATGGTGTTGTTACCAGAATTTCTGCGACGTTTACGCGAAATGAACGCCTTAATGCAACAACAAAATATGGAGTTTCCTGAAGAACATATTTTAGTTGTGAATACAGCACATCCACTGATTCAAAACTTAGTTAATTTGAGTCATGGTAGCGTAATTCAAGGGGAAGGGGAATCACCTAGCGGTCAATTAGTTAGCCTCATGTGTCACCATATCTATGATTTAGCATTGATGGCACAAAAAGGATTTGATGCTGAAGGAATGAAATCCTTTGTTGAACGTTCTAACCAAGTATTAACCCGCCTGACAGAACGTTAG
- a CDS encoding type II secretion system protein, which translates to MFKLTRKKTTAGFTLIEVMAAILILTFFLAVTMQAMVIAAMFKVKAKRYTEATAWIQQDIETIRNKGSQLGMNMQLMLPVTSAATKEIFIEQGSSLTLTPTPSKIVIGDASKTFTVAQTPVNLTVPDPINIGNTIDVTKITVDSPIGQTLSITNKVVKVVEVTKCYATNSASGFGQYLQDSLGNVASTTKIIAGQTYAITRTPSPKDAVPYNVLGVTYKVTPQGKTTPVIAENYSEVIPDASLYCPQ; encoded by the coding sequence ATGTTTAAATTAACTCGAAAAAAAACAACAGCAGGCTTCACATTGATTGAAGTAATGGCAGCTATTTTAATATTAACTTTCTTCTTAGCTGTCACAATGCAAGCAATGGTGATAGCTGCTATGTTTAAGGTCAAAGCTAAACGTTATACTGAAGCAACAGCATGGATTCAACAAGATATAGAAACGATCAGAAATAAAGGCTCACAGTTAGGTATGAATATGCAATTGATGCTACCAGTAACTAGCGCTGCCACCAAGGAGATTTTTATTGAACAGGGGTCATCATTAACACTAACACCAACTCCCAGTAAAATTGTGATAGGTGATGCTTCTAAAACTTTTACTGTTGCTCAAACTCCTGTTAATTTAACTGTACCAGATCCGATTAATATAGGGAATACTATTGATGTTACTAAAATTACCGTAGATTCCCCAATAGGACAAACTTTGTCGATCACAAATAAAGTAGTAAAAGTAGTAGAAGTTACCAAATGTTATGCTACAAATTCAGCTTCTGGATTCGGTCAATACTTACAAGATAGTTTAGGCAATGTAGCTTCCACTACAAAAATTATTGCAGGTCAAACTTATGCAATTACTCGCACACCTAGCCCGAAAGATGCTGTTCCATATAACGTTCTAGGAGTTACATATAAAGTTACTCCTCAAGGCAAAACTACTCCAGTAATAGCAGAAAATTATTCTGAGGTGATTCCAGATGCGAGTCTGTATTGTCCGCAATAA
- a CDS encoding DnaJ domain-containing protein yields MNLTDCYRLLGLNSEASTAEIKKSYRRLARKYHPDINGGNQQAQAKFIELTEAYKLLLSAVNTPRIPASQAAKQTQKQDTNVFWQQPRVTKVVRTSKDKENQQQDPPELSLSELQIKWSAYKQLQQLLKSRKFARAIALAEALAQRFPQDPEVRQWNAIAYSSWGRQLVSDRQLDKARIYLKKALRTDPHNRSLWIEVERDFRRIEQML; encoded by the coding sequence ATGAATCTGACGGATTGTTATCGCTTGTTGGGCTTAAATTCTGAAGCATCAACGGCTGAAATTAAGAAATCTTATCGGCGTTTAGCACGGAAATATCATCCTGATATTAACGGTGGCAATCAGCAAGCTCAAGCTAAGTTTATTGAATTGACTGAGGCGTATAAGTTACTTCTAAGTGCTGTCAATACGCCTAGAATACCTGCATCTCAGGCAGCAAAACAGACACAGAAACAAGATACTAATGTTTTCTGGCAGCAGCCACGAGTAACAAAGGTTGTTCGCACTTCTAAGGACAAGGAAAATCAGCAGCAAGATCCACCTGAACTGTCGTTAAGTGAGCTACAGATTAAGTGGAGTGCTTATAAGCAGTTGCAACAGTTGCTTAAATCTCGTAAGTTTGCCCGTGCGATCGCACTTGCAGAAGCTTTAGCACAACGCTTTCCCCAAGATCCAGAAGTCAGACAGTGGAATGCGATCGCTTATTCTAGTTGGGGTCGTCAGTTAGTGAGCGATCGCCAATTAGATAAAGCTAGAATTTATCTCAAAAAAGCTCTCCGCACCGATCCTCATAACCGTTCTTTGTGGATAGAAGTAGAGCGCGATTTTCGTCGCATTGAACAAATGCTATAG
- a CDS encoding ATP-dependent Clp protease proteolytic subunit, with translation MPIGVPKVPYRLPGEQYTQWIDIYNRLYRERIIFLGRDVDDEIANQIIAVMLYLDSEDPGKDIYLYINSPGGSVTAGMAIFDTMQHIKSDVVTICVGLAASMGSFLLAAGTKGKRLALPHSRIMIHQPSGGARGQATDIEIEAREIIRIRRQLNQIYAKNTGNPLEKIEKDMDRDFFMSAQEAMEYGLIDRVIEERPV, from the coding sequence ATGCCGATAGGTGTCCCGAAAGTTCCTTACCGCTTGCCAGGGGAACAATATACTCAGTGGATCGATATCTACAATCGTCTGTACCGAGAACGGATTATTTTCCTAGGTAGAGATGTTGATGATGAAATTGCTAACCAAATCATCGCTGTAATGCTATATCTGGATTCTGAAGATCCAGGTAAAGATATCTATCTTTATATAAATTCTCCTGGTGGATCTGTAACAGCAGGCATGGCGATTTTTGACACCATGCAACACATTAAATCTGATGTGGTAACAATTTGTGTTGGTCTAGCAGCTTCTATGGGTTCTTTCCTACTAGCTGCTGGTACCAAAGGTAAACGGTTAGCTTTGCCTCACTCACGAATTATGATTCATCAACCTTCGGGTGGTGCTCGTGGGCAAGCTACAGATATTGAGATTGAGGCGAGAGAAATTATCCGCATTCGTCGCCAACTCAATCAAATCTATGCTAAGAACACAGGCAATCCTCTAGAAAAGATTGAGAAGGACATGGATCGTGACTTTTTCATGTCTGCTCAAGAAGCAATGGAATATGGTCTAATTGACCGTGTAATTGAAGAACGCCCAGTATAG
- a CDS encoding PIN/TRAM domain-containing protein gives MVDAIIIIILILAAAGIGFDSVELLPSNVLQQVTNVEALRWITAAFAALVGGAFGLVVQTAYRRVEAQVREMPAEVLLTRAIGLILGLLVANLMLAPVFWLPMPIDFAFLKPLLTILASVMFCYLGVTLADTHGRAFLRLINPHSMDMLVAEGTLKPASTKVVDTSCIIDGRIEELLKTGFIEGQILVPQFVLQELQQLADSSNDMKRVRGRRGLDILNSMKETFADRIVIHAADYDDISTVDAKLVRFTQEINGTLLSNDYNLTKVANLQKVLVLNVNDLAQAIRPIYLPGDWLDLKIIKEGKEAAQGIGYLNDGTMVVVEEGRKYVGGELRVIVTSALQTSAGRMIFARPQASFVA, from the coding sequence ATGGTTGATGCAATCATCATAATTATACTTATCCTAGCAGCCGCAGGCATAGGCTTCGACAGCGTTGAATTGCTGCCCAGCAACGTGTTGCAGCAAGTGACGAATGTTGAAGCTTTGCGATGGATAACTGCTGCATTTGCTGCCTTAGTTGGCGGTGCATTTGGGTTGGTTGTCCAAACAGCCTATCGCCGCGTAGAAGCGCAAGTTCGGGAAATGCCAGCCGAAGTTTTATTAACCAGAGCGATTGGGTTAATACTTGGGCTGTTAGTTGCTAACTTAATGCTGGCTCCAGTTTTCTGGCTGCCAATGCCTATAGACTTTGCTTTCCTTAAACCACTACTAACAATTTTAGCTAGTGTAATGTTTTGCTACTTAGGAGTTACTCTCGCTGATACTCATGGTAGAGCATTTTTGAGATTAATTAATCCTCATAGCATGGATATGTTGGTAGCAGAAGGTACTCTCAAACCAGCATCTACCAAAGTAGTTGATACTAGCTGCATTATTGATGGTCGGATTGAGGAACTACTCAAGACAGGCTTTATTGAGGGGCAAATCCTCGTTCCCCAGTTTGTATTACAAGAACTGCAACAACTTGCTGATTCTTCCAACGATATGAAGCGAGTAAGGGGACGCAGAGGCTTAGATATCCTTAATAGCATGAAAGAAACTTTTGCAGACAGAATAGTTATCCATGCTGCTGACTACGATGATATCTCCACCGTAGATGCAAAATTAGTGCGTTTCACTCAAGAAATTAACGGCACACTTTTAAGTAATGACTACAATCTGACGAAAGTTGCCAACTTGCAGAAAGTATTAGTTTTGAATGTTAACGATTTAGCTCAAGCAATACGTCCAATTTATCTACCAGGTGACTGGCTAGATTTGAAAATTATCAAGGAAGGTAAAGAAGCTGCACAGGGGATAGGCTATCTGAATGATGGCACGATGGTAGTTGTAGAAGAGGGACGTAAATATGTCGGTGGTGAACTGCGAGTGATTGTTACCAGTGCATTACAAACCTCTGCTGGTAGGATGATTTTTGCACGACCCCAAGCGTCTTTTGTTGCTTGA
- the hemW gene encoding radical SAM family heme chaperone HemW, which produces MPVHQLLNNLQKYQLSRDTGIPKSAYLHIPFCRRRCYYCDFPVSVVGNKTGENSGTIQQYIDVLSQEISITPKLGYPLETIFFGGGTPSLLSVEQLKHLLDVLNKQFGIAANAEISMEIDPGTFNYQQIKGYLDAGVNRISMGVQAFQDELLQICGRSHNVSDIYASIEIIRTAAVPNFSIDLISGLPHQTLAQWQTSLETAVAIAPNHISIYDLIIESVTAFGRQYHPGDKPLPTDETAANMYRLAQQVLTSSGYQHYEISNYSQPDYHCRHNRVYWENRPYYAFGMGASSYVDGCRFTRPRKTREYYEWVQQLTQNKGTFECPQISENEVLLETLMLGLRMAEGLSLQNLAEQFGTQTLKQIWDCLQDYYKQGWVEVLGENYCSTKLGKIIFNPQLPTSGRIRLSDPEGFLFSNTILATLFSKLGED; this is translated from the coding sequence ATGCCAGTCCATCAATTGTTAAATAATTTACAAAAATATCAGTTATCTAGAGATACTGGGATTCCTAAATCTGCATATTTGCATATTCCGTTTTGTAGACGTAGATGCTATTACTGCGATTTTCCGGTTTCAGTTGTAGGTAATAAGACAGGGGAAAACTCTGGTACTATCCAGCAGTATATAGATGTCTTATCTCAAGAAATCTCGATTACGCCAAAATTAGGGTATCCGTTAGAAACGATTTTTTTTGGTGGCGGTACACCATCACTGTTATCAGTAGAACAGTTAAAACACTTGCTGGATGTACTAAATAAGCAATTTGGGATTGCTGCTAATGCTGAGATTTCAATGGAAATTGACCCAGGTACGTTTAACTACCAACAAATAAAAGGGTATTTAGATGCGGGTGTAAATCGAATTAGTATGGGTGTGCAAGCGTTCCAAGATGAATTATTGCAAATATGTGGGCGATCGCACAATGTCTCGGATATCTACGCATCAATTGAAATTATTCGCACAGCAGCAGTACCCAATTTCAGCATAGATTTAATTTCTGGGTTGCCCCATCAAACCTTAGCACAATGGCAAACTTCTTTAGAAACAGCAGTTGCGATCGCACCCAATCACATATCAATTTATGACTTAATTATCGAGTCTGTAACTGCTTTTGGACGGCAGTATCACCCAGGGGATAAACCTTTACCTACTGATGAAACAGCAGCTAATATGTATCGACTAGCGCAGCAAGTCCTTACAAGTAGTGGTTATCAGCATTATGAAATTTCTAACTATTCCCAACCCGATTATCACTGCCGCCATAATCGAGTTTACTGGGAAAATCGTCCTTATTATGCCTTTGGGATGGGTGCATCTAGCTATGTTGATGGGTGTAGATTCACTCGCCCCCGCAAAACACGGGAGTATTACGAATGGGTACAACAGTTAACTCAAAATAAGGGGACTTTTGAATGTCCTCAAATTTCGGAGAATGAAGTTTTGTTAGAAACTTTAATGTTAGGGCTGCGGATGGCAGAAGGTTTAAGTTTACAAAATTTAGCTGAACAATTTGGAACACAAACACTCAAACAAATTTGGGATTGTTTGCAAGATTATTATAAACAGGGTTGGGTAGAAGTTTTAGGCGAAAATTACTGCTCAACAAAGTTAGGTAAAATTATATTTAATCCTCAATTACCAACTTCTGGGAGAATCCGACTAAGTGATCCGGAAGGGTTTTTATTTTCTAATACAATTCTTGCTACTTTATTTAGTAAGTTAGGAGAAGATTAA
- a CDS encoding ATP-dependent Clp protease proteolytic subunit yields MNIPIQAVQSPYYGDNFYRTPPPDLPSMLLKERIVYLGMPLVPSVTELIVAELLYLQYEDPEKPIKIYINSTGTSNYNGEPIGFETEAFAICDTMSYIKPPIHTICIGSAMGMAAMLLSAGTKGCRVSLPNANIVLHQPKAYARGQATDIQIRAKEVLANKATLLEILSKNTGNSPEKIAKDMDRMLYMTPFEAKEYGLIDQVLESTAEALSPLPVGVP; encoded by the coding sequence ATGAACATACCAATTCAGGCAGTTCAATCTCCATACTACGGTGATAACTTTTACCGTACACCACCGCCAGACCTCCCCTCCATGTTATTGAAGGAGCGAATTGTCTATCTGGGTATGCCTCTAGTACCATCGGTTACGGAGTTAATCGTTGCTGAACTGCTGTATTTACAATACGAAGACCCGGAAAAACCGATTAAAATCTACATCAATTCCACTGGTACATCAAATTACAATGGCGAGCCGATTGGCTTTGAAACCGAAGCATTTGCCATCTGCGACACCATGAGCTACATCAAACCACCCATCCACACCATCTGTATTGGTTCAGCGATGGGAATGGCGGCAATGTTGCTGTCTGCTGGTACTAAAGGTTGCAGAGTTAGCTTACCCAATGCCAACATTGTCCTGCACCAGCCAAAAGCCTACGCTCGCGGTCAAGCGACTGATATTCAAATACGAGCTAAGGAAGTGTTGGCAAACAAAGCGACATTGCTGGAAATACTCTCTAAAAATACAGGTAACTCGCCAGAAAAAATTGCCAAAGATATGGATCGGATGTTATATATGACTCCTTTTGAGGCAAAAGAGTATGGTCTGATCGATCAAGTTTTAGAGTCAACAGCAGAAGCACTTTCACCCCTTCCGGTAGGAGTTCCTTAA
- a CDS encoding MoaD/ThiS family protein encodes MSQPSITVTVKLFAAYQEAYGVSELILKFPPNTPVVTVLDQLINEHPELEKWRNLTRCGVNLQFVEPDTILQQGDEVVLIPPVSGG; translated from the coding sequence ATGTCTCAGCCTTCAATCACCGTCACCGTTAAGTTGTTTGCAGCTTATCAAGAAGCTTATGGTGTTTCTGAATTAATCCTGAAATTTCCCCCAAACACCCCCGTAGTAACAGTATTAGATCAACTGATTAACGAACATCCAGAACTAGAAAAGTGGCGTAATTTGACGCGCTGTGGTGTCAATCTTCAATTCGTAGAACCAGATACCATCTTGCAACAAGGTGATGAAGTTGTGCTGATTCCACCAGTTAGTGGCGGTTAA
- the rpmB gene encoding 50S ribosomal protein L28: MARKCELTGKKANNAFAVSHSHRRTKKLQQPNLQWKRIWWEEGKRWVRLRLSTKAIKTLDHKGLALMAKEAGINLNQY, encoded by the coding sequence ATGGCGCGTAAATGTGAACTAACAGGCAAAAAAGCTAATAATGCCTTTGCAGTTTCCCACTCTCACCGTCGCACTAAAAAGCTACAACAGCCAAATTTACAATGGAAGCGGATTTGGTGGGAAGAAGGTAAACGCTGGGTAAGACTGAGACTGTCTACTAAGGCAATTAAGACTTTAGACCACAAAGGACTAGCACTAATGGCAAAAGAAGCAGGGATTAATTTAAACCAATATTAA
- a CDS encoding rhomboid family intramembrane serine protease — protein sequence MIPLSDNIPSRSQPLVNYLLIGFNICLFLVELKLDIAGELPNFINSWGIIPDRITTVVLDAFKTHNPAAWVAVMIGAGSLISAIFLHSSFSQILGNLLFLFVFGKSVETHFGHLKYLIFYLISGITTEVLQIIIEPKLTVPLLGANGAIASVLGAYIFLFPKARIETILPLVIIFIPITLPAWFYLFWWFVQQSFYGIGSLNIAGGINLFSIGYWAHGLGIIIGIILIWYVKKAKTKIRQI from the coding sequence ATGATTCCTCTTAGCGATAATATCCCCAGTCGCAGCCAACCGCTAGTTAATTACTTACTTATAGGCTTTAATATCTGCTTATTTTTAGTTGAATTAAAATTAGATATTGCTGGTGAATTACCAAATTTTATTAACTCCTGGGGGATAATTCCAGATCGAATTACTACTGTAGTTTTAGACGCTTTCAAAACTCATAATCCGGCGGCATGGGTAGCGGTTATGATAGGCGCTGGTTCTTTAATTTCAGCAATTTTTCTCCACAGCAGCTTTAGCCAGATTTTAGGTAATCTACTATTTTTGTTTGTTTTTGGTAAAAGTGTTGAGACTCATTTTGGGCATTTAAAATACTTAATATTTTACCTAATTTCTGGTATTACAACAGAAGTATTACAAATAATTATTGAGCCAAAGTTAACAGTACCATTACTGGGAGCAAATGGCGCGATCGCATCTGTACTTGGCGCTTACATATTCTTATTTCCTAAAGCCAGAATTGAAACTATCTTACCGCTAGTAATTATTTTTATACCTATCACATTACCAGCATGGTTTTATCTCTTTTGGTGGTTTGTTCAGCAATCATTTTATGGCATTGGTAGTTTAAATATTGCTGGTGGGATTAATTTGTTCAGCATTGGTTATTGGGCGCATGGGTTGGGAATTATAATAGGAATAATTTTGATCTGGTATGTCAAGAAAGCTAAGACAAAAATCAGACAAATATAA
- a CDS encoding Uma2 family endonuclease → MQLELNQLSVPPGQRVLLKNVSWQMFESILDELGEGRAARISYSQGTLEIMTPLPEHENDKVILGDFVKAILEELDIEFVSFGSTTFKNKVMVQGVEPDDCFYIKNEAAIRGKKRIDLTIDPPPDLAIEIDITSRTQFNNYESLKVPELWRYNGKRLQISVLKNGKYVESENSYNFLGISLKEVIPQYVEQSKVIGRNTTMKAFRTWVREQLNR, encoded by the coding sequence ATGCAACTCGAATTGAATCAATTGAGTGTTCCGCCAGGTCAAAGAGTACTGCTAAAAAATGTTAGCTGGCAGATGTTTGAAAGTATTTTAGATGAACTGGGAGAAGGTCGTGCTGCTAGAATTTCCTATAGTCAAGGAACTTTAGAAATTATGACCCCTTTGCCAGAGCATGAAAATGATAAAGTAATTCTTGGTGACTTTGTAAAAGCAATATTGGAAGAACTAGATATTGAATTTGTGAGTTTTGGCTCTACAACCTTTAAAAATAAAGTTATGGTTCAAGGTGTAGAGCCAGATGATTGTTTTTATATTAAGAATGAAGCAGCTATACGAGGAAAAAAACGTATAGATTTAACTATAGATCCACCGCCAGATTTGGCTATTGAAATTGATATTACTTCTAGAACTCAGTTTAATAATTATGAGTCTTTAAAAGTGCCTGAACTGTGGAGATACAACGGAAAAAGACTACAAATTAGTGTGCTGAAAAATGGAAAATACGTTGAATCAGAAAATAGTTATAACTTTTTAGGTATATCTCTGAAAGAGGTGATTCCTCAGTATGTTGAGCAAAGTAAAGTTATTGGTAGAAATACTACTATGAAAGCATTTCGTACCTGGGTAAGAGAACAATTAAATAGATAA
- a CDS encoding VWA domain-containing protein, whose amino-acid sequence MKADLQSVLNDANVDATQSSTQRQLAIDISAIADGRESSAPVNLCLILDHSGSMNGQPLETVKKAAQRLVDRLSPGDRISVIAFDHRAKVIVPNQVIKDPAKVSKAISSLQSDGGTAIDEGLKLGIEELAKGKKNSISHAFLLTDGENEHGDNKRCIKLAELATEYKLTLNTLGFGEHWNQNVLEQIADVAGGTLAYIEQPDQAVQEFSRLFSRIQSVGLTNAYLLLSLMPKVRLAELKPIAQVAPDTIELPVQREGNQFVVRLGDLMTDVSRIILANLYIGQLAEGRQNIAQIQVRYDDPAMGKQNLLSDLVNVEANVVRSYQPAPNAEVQQYILALAKYRQTQLAESKLQRGDRAGAATMLQTAAKTALQMGDKSAATVLQTSATRLQAGGELSEADKKKTRIVSKTILQE is encoded by the coding sequence ATGAAAGCCGATCTACAATCTGTTTTAAATGATGCAAATGTTGATGCGACTCAATCGAGTACTCAACGTCAGTTAGCGATAGATATTTCTGCGATCGCAGATGGCAGGGAAAGCAGTGCGCCAGTAAATTTGTGCTTAATTTTGGATCACAGTGGTTCAATGAATGGACAACCACTAGAAACTGTCAAAAAGGCAGCACAACGTTTAGTTGATCGACTTTCACCAGGCGATCGCATTTCTGTTATAGCTTTTGATCATAGAGCTAAGGTGATTGTCCCTAATCAAGTAATTAAAGATCCAGCTAAGGTTTCTAAAGCAATTTCTTCATTACAGTCTGATGGTGGTACAGCTATTGATGAAGGTTTAAAACTGGGAATTGAAGAACTAGCAAAAGGAAAAAAAAATTCAATTTCCCATGCTTTTTTGCTGACAGATGGCGAAAATGAACATGGTGATAATAAACGTTGTATCAAATTAGCTGAACTAGCTACTGAATATAAATTAACTTTAAATACTCTCGGATTTGGCGAACACTGGAATCAAAATGTGTTAGAACAAATTGCTGATGTTGCAGGCGGTACACTGGCTTACATTGAACAGCCAGACCAAGCTGTGCAAGAATTTAGCCGCTTGTTTAGCCGTATTCAATCAGTAGGATTAACTAATGCTTACTTGTTGCTCTCTTTAATGCCTAAAGTGCGGTTGGCAGAACTGAAACCTATTGCTCAAGTAGCTCCTGATACAATTGAATTACCAGTGCAGAGAGAAGGCAATCAATTTGTAGTGCGCTTGGGTGATTTAATGACAGATGTTTCGCGGATAATTCTAGCTAATTTATATATCGGTCAATTAGCAGAAGGTCGTCAGAATATTGCTCAAATTCAAGTACGCTATGATGACCCAGCAATGGGTAAACAAAATTTACTTTCTGATTTAGTAAATGTAGAAGCGAATGTTGTACGCTCTTACCAGCCTGCTCCTAATGCAGAAGTGCAGCAGTATATATTAGCTTTAGCTAAGTATCGCCAAACTCAACTAGCAGAGTCGAAATTGCAAAGAGGCGATCGCGCTGGTGCTGCTACTATGTTACAAACTGCTGCTAAAACAGCTTTACAAATGGGCGATAAAAGTGCTGCAACTGTTTTACAAACCAGTGCTACTCGTTTGCAAGCAGGTGGAGAACTCTCGGAAGCTGATAAGAAGAAAACTCGCATTGTTTCTAAAACTATTTTGCAGGAATAA